AGGAGTTATAATTATGGACAAAGGAGTAAAAAAGCTAGGTGAGATAAAATTTAAATTCTCGCATCTTTATATTATAGATATGCTTGGTGGTGAGGATAAAATTATTGAACTACCTCAAGAGGCTGTGGAAGATTGTAAAGATAGGATAAATACAGCAGAGCTTCTTCTTAAAAATCTTACTGGCAATAACGGATCATTTACCCTTAAGTATTGTAAAATCCATAATAAACCAATGTTGGAAAATTTATTAGAAAAGATAAACGAGAATGTTAAAAAAGAAGGAGAATTCCCTATTTTACACTTCGAGTGTCATGGTCATAAGAGTAATTTAGGCTTAATGATTTCATCCACTAATAAACTTGTGAAATGGGATGAGCTTATTCCATATTTTATAGACATTAATAAATATACTAAAAATAATTTTGGTGTGGTATTAGCAAGTTGCAATGGTCTAGGTATTCTAGAATCTGTAGAAATACCTATGGGAAGTCCTTTTGGTTTTCTAATAGCAACTGACAAAGAGGTTGCAGATATTTATATTAAGCAGTTTATGGACTTTTATAATATTTTGTTTTATACAAATGATATATCAAGGGCAATGGAGAGTATTGCATCCGAATTTAAGTCTTTTATAAGTCAACAGTTATGTATAATTTTTATGTCTCATTTGCTATATTCACTTAAAGAACGCAAAAGTAGAAATGATTTTAAAGAGTATCTGACTAGTGAACTGAAAGATAACTTATCTTCTTCAAATTTAACTCCTATTAAAACTATTAGGAATGATGCCAAAAATAAAATAAAAAACATGAAATATTATTATGAGTTGTCTGCTAAGAGATTTCTTCATGGAGCAGAACCTTACCCTTACGAAGAAGTTGATGAACTTTTTCAGCAGTTAAAAAATGATAGAGAGGTGCAAATTATACTGAAATCCCGAAAGGAGAAGAAAAAATGATGTTTTTTTCAGAATTATTGTCACCTTTATTAAAAATTGCCAGATTATTTCCTGCTTTTTTTGGGAAAAAGAAATCTCATCCTTTTAAAAAATTAGAGGCAAAGATTATTAATAGGTGTATTGTAGCGGAGTTGCCTGAAGTAATTCCTTTTAAAATAGTAAATGAAGCAGGGGATCAATATAAAGGTATTTATGTAATTGGTCTTTTAATCTGGAATACAGGCAATCAGGCGATTACCAAAAAAGATTTCCCTAAAAAAAATCCATTAATTATAGAAATAGATAAAAATACTGAACTAGCAGGTTATGATGTAATTCCAGTATATGAGGAGATAAGCTGTAGTTTAGAAAAGATTGAAACAAATAAGTTAAGGTTAAGATTTGATTTTCTTAATCCTCAAGAATATGTTGTTATTCAGTTATTTGTAACTAGCGATCCTTATGTACCTGTTAATATTTGTGGGCGTTTTTCAGGACAGGAGGAGCCAATAGATCAGACAGCCTTAGAAGCTAAAGCTTCTTTATCAGAGAGATTTATTGCTTTTTTTATGCTCATATTGATTTTTAATGCAATGCCTGTTTGTTTTATAGCATTAGGGTTTATCTATGTAAATTATGGATTTGATATGCTGATAAATGATATGGATAAAATACCTAGTTATTTATTAAGTTCAGTTTCCACAGGCGTAATAATGTGGCTTTTGTTTATTTATTCAAGACTAACTTACTGGTTTGAAAAAAAGAAATACCCTAAAGGTTATCCATTAATGGCAGATTTGGAACTGCCTATCTGGGGAAGTGTTAAAGCTTTTTTTAATACTTTGTTTTTTGGGAAAAAGCAAAGAGTATCTGTATCCCTTTTTAATTGGGGTGAACCAGTCTTGTTGTCACACCGTAAAGTACCCCGAAAAAATGCTAATGATTGGGTTATTTAATTCTTTTCCAAAAAAACACTATCCCATCCGTAATATTGTAAGCAGATCCAGTAGTAATACCTTGCTCCGTTGGCAATAAATCTATTGCGCGGAGTAGGGCTTGAGTACTCACTAATTCATAGCCTTGTTCTTCATAATGTTTCATGTGTTCTTGGATTTGATTATTAAATAACAGTGTCTCAGGTGTTTTAGGCTGTTCTTTGTTCTTAAACAGTTTATTTATAAATCCTGATTTTTGTTCAATAGTGTGAGGTACAACTAAATAACTAGAAGTGTGTTGAATGGCCATAAAGAACTCCTTATAAATATTTTTTAAACGTTGCAGCAGTAATAGTAATTGCTAAACCAAGTGCAAAAGCACAAGGCATCAGTATTAACAATGGGTTTACAGAAATAGGGCAAGATAAATAAATTAACCAGGGCGCAACAGTTAATGTTGGAATATACCGTTTAGCTCGATGATAGATAAAGCTAGACTCACGACCTGCACCAAAGCGACGTAGATCCCGTCTTACTAAACCTTCTGTAATACCTGTTAGGGAAGCCAATGCAAATAATGGAATAGATAAGATTAGAACACTTAATCTAACAATAAATGTTAATGTGACATAAATAATGGCCATTAGATAATCTTCAATGGTTATATAGATTGAAGATAAGGTGCTACTTATATCACTACCATACATACTGTTATAGCGCGCTTTTTGGGTAAACTCAACAAAGCCAGTTTTCTCAAATCCCCATGTATAAGCTTGATCTAATAACCAATGGGCAGTAGTGACAGGTTCAGCCATTAATAGCGATTGCTTGAAACTATCATTAAGCCATCCTAACTCCACTTTAAACATCTGCTCACTGTGGTGCCATCCCTCGTTATTCCAGAAGAAATAGATGCCCATCCATTCAAAAATAACCGATAAGAATAAAGAAAATAGTAAAATCATAAAAATACGTATCAATAAACTAATGAGTTTACCTAACATTCCCTGACGTTTATTTTGTACATTTTCTGCGGCACTGACTGAGCTAGACATAGTGATTCCTTAATGAATACTAGAAATATCTATATTTAAATACAGTAAAACAGAGCCTACACAGGGATCTTCTACCATTAATGCTTCTTTAGGTGACTCTAATTCATTGGTATACTTGTTGCCTAACTGCACATCCACCTTTCTTGGTAAAAAACCAAGTTTCTGTAATTCATCTATTAGCATTTCTTCAGAGTCCAATTTAAATAGGCTTTCTTTACTCACCGTTTGTTGTAACAACTCCGAAGGAGAGCTTTGATCTTCACAGTTAAAAAGGGTGATAGATTCGATAACAGTTTTGGTATTGTTTATATTAGTCATAGGAAACATTACTATTCATCCAAATAATCATATTGCGCTATAGGCTCTTGTACTTGATTAGTCATAGAAATATCATTTAAAAAATCCTGATCAATCACCTCATCAGGTATTGTTGCAGGTATATCAGTATAGGATTGTATTAGCTCATTAAAGCCATCAATGGTAGTAGGACCTGTTATTGATGATTTCCACCATTCACCTGCACTGGCGTTATAGGTATTACGCATATCATTAACAATGTCCTGAAGGTTTTCAGGAAGAATGTCATCAGGATCGGGTTTAGGTAATGGCATTCTTACTTTCCATAATTCTCCACCTTCTTGCAATGAAAACATCTGACCTTTAGGTAGCTTAGTCATAATGGCAGGTTCTAGCATAGGTACACTGGTTTGACTAACACGATCTTGTGATGAGGATGTAAACTCTGTATTGGCTGTTGGATCTGCTACATCCGTAGCACCCGATACGAGGGTATTGGTTAAAATATTTACTTTAGGTAATTGGTTAGTGAGTAACTCCCCCGTTTTAGGTTCACGTACTCTAAGCATTTGCAGATTATTAAAGTTACCTATTACCTGACCTGCTTTAGCCGCATTGCCTATACGTGCTTCAATATCACTTAGGGTTTGCGTATAAGCAGTCACTTGAATACCTGCACCCCCCCCTTTATTGATTAAAGGAATAAACTCATCGCCCATTAACTCATTGAACTCATCCGCATGAATATTAATAGGTATTTTTTTAGTATCAGCTGCGCCTGGTAAACCTTCATTTATACCATGCTTATAAATCCAACCTGCTACGGATACTAAATCAGCAAACATCGAGTTCCCCACAGCAGCAGCAACTTCTGTATCCGACATTGCATCAAGGCCAACATACACCACACCACGTTTACGAATAACCTGCATCCAATCAAAGATTGGGCGATCATCCGTTAAATCTGAATAATTAGGAGCTAATAATTCAGCGGTCTTACCAGAGGTGAGCTTCTCAAGTAAAGGCAGTAGGGAAGCCACAATCTTATCAAAGTAAGTTTTATCATAACGTATTGCTGAACGTAAACCATCCAACACGGGCTCATAGGTTTTAGAGGCCGAAATATACTGATCAATAGCAATAACCCGTCTTTCCCTGCCTTTCATATTAAAAGGTAGATTTCTTTCATCTATACTGCCTTCAATTTTTACAATTATTTCAGCAGCATTAGGTTGATGTTTATTGAAATACGTCATGGCATACTCAACAAATAACTCATCCATATTGATCACATAACGGGCAATTTGTGCATAATCAGGGCGTTTACCAAGGCCTACTAAGGCTCTAGCAATAATATTCACAAATCGCCAAGCAAACTCTTTAAATGCTGCACTATTACCCGATCCACTTAATTGACCTGCTACCCTAGAAGCTACCTCAGAAACACGTCCAAAACGTCCTACCGCGTTATAACGAGCTGATAATTCAGGGTGGCCTAGATGGAACATATAAAACTCATTTAAACGACCTGCACGTTTACATTCTGCATAGACACGTTTAAGAAGATCAGCGTCACCTTTCGGGTCAAATACAATAACCACATCACCACGATGAATGTCTTGGGTTACATAGAGCTCGCAAAGCCTAGTTTTACCCACACGAGTCGTACCAAAAACAACGGTATGACCAACACGCTCGCCCAAAGGTAAATAAGCATCTGCTTCATTCGGTTCTACACCATGTATAGTGGATTTACCACCAACAGGGGGTAATGGTCGCACTGGGTTATACCAGGCATCTTTTTGGGTAAACTTAGCAATAGAGGATAACGGGGTATTTTCAAGTTTCTTTTCTAAATAACGAGCAAAATTAAATAAACCCGAAGGCGTAATATACTTCTGAACATTAGGATCTTCTGCATCCAATAAACGTTGAGTATGCTCTCTAGTCCATTTAAAACCTTTACCCATAAAAAGGTATTGTTTGCTAACAGGTACTTGTTTAGAGGTCATTTCATAACGAGGTAAACGTTTAATATTACGTTGATAACGTAACACCTCGTAGCCTTCTTTAGCTCGCACTGCACCAAACGCACCAAAGCCTAACGCAGTGTAAATCCCAATTTGTGGGGTGAGGGCAAAAGCCCAAGGAGAATATAAACATAAACCTGCCGAACTAAAACATACAGCAGCTGTATAGAGTTCAACAGGTGGTCTTAGTTTAGTTTCAAGTATATGCTTTTTTGCCATAGCCTTTTCCCTCGTAAAAAGCCTTTTGGTTACTGCTCAATGGCTGTGGCAGTAATTAATACAGGGTAGTGGGAGAGTGCTAAACGATCAGCAATATCATCACCAGAAACAGGTAATATCATTAAATTAGGAGCTAGTTTTTTTAACTGATTTAAGCTGCTATTAGTTTTTACATTAACCACTAAACCGACTGCTTGTAGCTTTTCTAATGCCACGACACGTTCTTTTAACCAAGCTACTGATAGGTCATCATCACCTATCATAAAAAAAGGCCTGATAAGTCCATTAGCATTGATAACTCTTGGTTCAACTTTACCAGGAGAAAGTTTGTCACTAATAATGGGTAACATGGCAGCTTCATTGACTGGCTTAATGTTTAGAGCAGGTATTTTTTTGATAGGTTTTGAATTATCTTGCACATTCAAAGATTGGTAGTATTTAAGAGCTGAACTATTACTACGATCAACTACTACAGTAAGCTGCTTATCTGGATTAGCCATTGTAATTGCACTAGAACAAACAAGACATATACTGATAAAAAAAGTATTTATACTATTTATATTTAACATAGAGATTACCTAATAAAAAAATGACATCCCTGTCTATGAGCCGAAACAGTTAATTACTTACTACGAACTAATTGTCCGTTGACCTCTTGGAATGTGGCAGGTAAGGGAATACTGTCATTACCTACTGTTTTCCAGAGCTTAGAACCATGATTAAGGGTGATTGATTTACTAAGAACTTTCTGAGGTGTAATGCCTGTTTTAGTTGCCCATTTCCTAATAACACTGTCATCGTTATTACTGTCAATCATATAAATATCAAAGTTTACATTGGTTTTTTGAAGGTCTTTGACTTGCTTATCACACGTAGCACAATTTTGTTTGATAAATACCGAGAGACGTTGGCTTGTTGCTACAGACATAGAGTCATTAGTGACTTTAGCTTTACCTAAATTTTCTACAGGTAATCTATTAGGGTAAAGGCGTTTAAATGCTGCTGTATAAGCTCTTTGATAAGCTAATTCTTTTTCGACACGTTCAAACTCCATCTTTACTTGTAGTTCAGCGTATTTTTGACGTTCTGCATCTGTTTCAGCTTCAATACCTAGTGTTGTTAAGGGATCTAGGTTAGGCGACCAATATCCACGAGGTCCCTTCTTAATCTCCTCAAACTTTTGCCACTCTTGCTCAGTGACTCCCCACCGAGCAGCTTGTTCTTCTTGGTATTTTTTTTGGGTACTCTCTGTAATAGAGGAATAGCTTTGATTAACACTACCAAGCTTTTGTTCAGTTTGTTGTGTTTGCATTGTAGGAGAATTGGGCGTAGGCAATTTAGCGTACGTATAAGAGGTGGTAATACTTAATAAAACGATAGACACTATTTTTTTGTTGAACATGATTAAACTCCATTAACGAATAGTAATAACTTGTTGGCGAGTACCTACATTAAATACAACTGCATTTGTTCTAATGCTTTTCAGTTGCCAACTACGGTAACTATCACCTGTGCGTAATAATTTAATTTGATTCAGACTATATGACTTAGAAGGAGCAACAGAGACAAACAACTCTCCACCACGAGACTCAATACCTAGCACTGAGAAAGGAGGAACTAAGGTTTTTACTACAGGCTTTTTTTGTTGTGCTATAGCAGGGGAGTCAACGGTAATACTTAGTGGACTTGTTTGATGTTGTTTATTAATAGCAGCTGTAATATTAGTTTTATTTAACTCATAGACTCTCTGATTTAAGTCTTTTAACTGAAATTGTAAGGTACTCATTTGGTTTTGCAGGGTACTTAAATCCTCAAAGCTAGGTCTATTATCATCTTCTCGTTTTTGGTTTAAGGCTTGATCTAATTGATACTGCTGAACTTCATCCGTCCGTCTAGATAAACTTACCACTGTTTTTTCCATTTCTTTAACAGTCTTATAAGTACTTTGGCCATCACGGACTAATACATTAATCTGCTCTTTATCATTGGAAATACGTTCATTTAATTCAGTAAGCTGATTTTGTTGTACCTTAATTTGATCAGATAAGTTATCTCTGGAATATGTTTGGTAGGCAATAAAAAGCCATAGCAAAGCGATGGAAGTGTAAATAAAAGGCTTACTATCTAAAAAATTACAGAGCTTATTTAATATGTCTTTCATTTATTTTGCTCCTGTGGGGTCTTTCTTTACTTCAGGAGCTTTAACAGCTTGGGTTACTTTTGGTGAGGCTATTTGAGTGAGTTGATAATCATCCCTTACAGTAAAGCAAACACGTCTATTTACTTCATCTATCTGAACCTTATAGGCAGGTCCTGCAAGGATTTGTAAGGCATTTCTAAGGGTAATAGGACCTAACTTATAATGTGCAGCAGGTAAGGAACGTGTATAGAGAATACGCACCTCTTTACTGGTAGTGATAGGGCACAGATCATATCCTGATCGGGTCATCACATAACTCATCGCATCTTTAACCGTTGGATTATTGACATTACTTGGTATGTTAGTCGTGATAATCTGAGCCATTAAATCCTGTTGTTCAGCCGTTGGCTTGGCTGTGGTGAGATTATATCGACCATAGCGAATAACAGGTTCTGGAGTGGGCTGTGCACCTTCAGGGTAGAGATCAGGGGTTAATGCTTCAGGGTTACGATTACTGCTTGAATTATGATTGATAATCGTTGCTTCATGTTGAACGGCTGAAGAAGGTGCTTTTTTAGACGTAGTAGAAGTACATCCAAATAGGGTAAGAGAAGATAATAAAACGAATAATATTTTTTGCATTAAGTTAGCTCCATGTGAAAAACCATTAAGCTAACTGTTACATAGGAACAATACTTTTAAAGCAGCTAAATAAAAATTGGTCGTTTTTATTTAGCTAAGTGTGCAATTCTTTTGTTAATCCATTGAGCTATTCTTTTGGATAGTTCATGATGAACGTGTTCTATATTTTTTATTTTATATCTTTCATCAGGCCAATAAGAGTTAACTTCTAATCTATTGCTTTGCATCTGTTTTAGAAACCAATTAAAGGCTTCTTGTGCTTTTTGTGGGGGCTGCTTGTTATCATAACCACGAAATTGCCAACATTTAATAATGACTTTAAAGCTTTTTTTTCTAATATCTGTTTCTAAACACATTTCAGCAGTGGCTAATGAGAGACCATTATCTTGTATAGATAAAATTCTTGACTCACCTGAGAAGGTTTCATAATAGTAACCATCTACACAATGAGAAAGATTATTAGCTTCTTCTTTTAGTTCAAAAGGTGTTAATAGCTCTTTAATTATTAATCCATTGGGTGTTTTAATATTGTTTGAGACTAACATACCTACCCATTGAGTATTTTTACTCATGGTTTCATGATTAGCTAATAGCTCATCTCTTATAGTGACTGATATATCATGGTATTCATTAATTATATTTTTAATTTGTGATAAGGTAGCATGATGTTTAATGAATGAGAGAAGCTTATTACATCTATTTGGATAATCCCCATGATTGGTGATTTTAGAGAGTATTTCAGATAGATCTGCTTTAATACCATTATACTCAGCAATTCTTTCTTTTGAGAAGGGCTGTTTTATCCCTTTCAATAAAACAGACCAGTTTTTTATTTCATAGTGTTCAAAAAAGCTATAAACAGTTTTCCAAGTATCCCACTCATTTTTATTTTTTGGGGTTAAATTATTAAGAGTAACACCTGTAAATAGCCAAGACCATTGCTCATCATTATATAAAAAGTTTAACGCACTTCCAAAGTCATATATCCTAACTTTACCAATTGCTTTAATTGATTTTAAAGAACTTGCAAAAAGCATTGCTAATACTTCATTTAGTGGGAGACCTGTATCAACAGTGGTTGAAATAATATTATAAACATAGTCTTTAATACTGCCGACTACATGATATCTTTCATGAAGTGGGTATTTTTTACTTATATGCTTGCCTCTAACAATTTTTGGTTTTGGAATAGCCTCTATTTCAGACCAAGGAAGGAGTGTTTTTTTATTTGATACCAAAAAATACAACCCTAATGAATACATGTATTCAGGATATCCCTCATTACAAAGAAGGCTATAACTAATTAAAAGGGGTTGGGCTTTTAATGCTTGGCATCTGTATAGAGAGTTACCTGATGCTAACCAATTATATAGTCGATAATCTGGGCAACGTACCCCTCTAATGAGTTTTAATATTTGTTGGTCTAATAGTGCGTTAAACGATTTTAATTGAGCGCCTAATAAAGAGATATAGTATTTTTGTTTACCCAAGACAAACCTTCTAAAATGAGCTATATAGAGGTTAGCACGTGGGATTTCTGATAAATTAACTGTTTGAGCATTATGCTGCTCATGTACATAAGGGAAATATTTCTTAGCTAGCTTACTAAATACTTGCTCAGCGATATTTTTAGTAAATAAATAAGAGTCTGAACTAAAACTTGTTGCAAATAAGAGGATATCTTTTGTAGTACCATTTTTCAGTATTAAATCTCGATATTTAGTAGCCAGTCTACGATTAATATATTGAGCCTTAGAGAATGGATTGTTATGGTTATATATTTTACTGTTACAATCCGTATGATACCAGACAAGCTTTCCATCAAAGTACAAATAATGATTATAAAATCTTGCAACTACCTCATGCTCATTAATTTGAAAGATCCAAAATAAGCGTTGATTAGTTATTCTCAGATAATCTATTAGAAATTTTTTTTGAAAGAGATCAATGTGTTCAGTTAGTTTAATAAAACGATTGCCCCATTTTTTAGCATTAGCTATTTGGGCTTCAGAATATATTGTTAGTAGTTGAGATTCGGACATATTCATTATCAATGTGAGTGAAGATAATGAATATTTTGGATATTAATAATTTAAATACATTATCTAAATAAAAATTCGCTTTGTTTATTTAGATAAAAAAGACCTCATATGATGAGGTCTTATATCGTTCTAATTAGCAATACCAAGGAAACCATTGTGACCAGTTGCCTTCCTGTAAAGCTTGCTCAGCTATTTCTTTAGTTTCATAGTAATGTTCAGATTCTCTTTGAGGACCATCATCACTCCACGTACCTATATAGAAACCTGCTGCACTCTCTGATACTGATAAAGGATAAAAGTCTTTATCACAAGCAAAAGATAAAGCACCATAACATTTAAATATTTCTGGATATTTGTCTGCTAATTCAATTGCTGATAAATTAATTAGCTCAGATATATTTAAATTAGGGAACTGTGCTAAAACTTGTGAATCATTATTTCCTTTACGTCGTTCTTTGTTAGACATAATAATATTTCTCCAATAAATAAAGTAGTTACTGGAGAAATACTTTCCCATAGGGAAATCATATTTCCCCAATGGGTAAAGTTTAATAATAAAATAACTGGTAAATAGATAATGGAGAAATACTAATCCCATTCATCTTCTTCACCACCATACCAATAACCGCAAAAAAAATGAATACAATCCTCGCATTTATAATAATCACCATCTAATTTTACGGTCTCGTCAGTAATTCCGCAGTCATGACAAGTGTTATACTCAATTTTAGTTAGTTTAATCTCATAGTTACCTGATTTATCAATATCAAGCACTAATAATGGTTGATTGAGCTGATGTAGAGCTTCTCGGACAAGCCCACTAAAACGAAAGTGTGGTTCATAAAATCCTTGTAAATACATCAGTTCATCTAACATTTTAGTATCAGGATTATCTTTATCTTTTAACTCATCAATTTTTGCGCTAATAAACTCCTCAGCTGCAAATATTTCATCATCATCGATAGGTCCATTAGTAATCGGAACCATCCATTGTATGTCACCATTTTCTAACACTTTACCTGTTACAAGAGTTACCGACAAAACTGGATAAACTCCCTCCATAACAGGTTTAAGATTAATTTGTGTTTTAAGTTCAACAAATTTAGGTTTTACTTTGTCAACTATTATATTTGACCTATAAACTGGCCCATCATATTCAGGTGGAAAATAGATTCCTTTAAGTTGATCTTGAAAATATGCAATACCATTTAAAATATCACTATCTACAGTATCACCAAAACCTTGTTGTTTATCAATCGCTTCATACGCTATAGCTTCTATGAGCATAATATTTCTCCAATAAAATGAAATTAAATACTGGAGAAACACCATGCCCAAGGGGAAGTATTCCCCCATTGGGTTGATGATTAGCTAAGTATTATTGGTTTAGCTTGATTGTATATGCTGACTAAAAAATAACTATCTTCTTA
This portion of the Entomomonas sp. E2T0 genome encodes:
- a CDS encoding integrating conjugative element protein, coding for MANPDKQLTVVVDRSNSSALKYYQSLNVQDNSKPIKKIPALNIKPVNEAAMLPIISDKLSPGKVEPRVINANGLIRPFFMIGDDDLSVAWLKERVVALEKLQAVGLVVNVKTNSSLNQLKKLAPNLMILPVSGDDIADRLALSHYPVLITATAIEQ
- the traD gene encoding type IV conjugative transfer system coupling protein TraD, whose product is MAKKHILETKLRPPVELYTAAVCFSSAGLCLYSPWAFALTPQIGIYTALGFGAFGAVRAKEGYEVLRYQRNIKRLPRYEMTSKQVPVSKQYLFMGKGFKWTREHTQRLLDAEDPNVQKYITPSGLFNFARYLEKKLENTPLSSIAKFTQKDAWYNPVRPLPPVGGKSTIHGVEPNEADAYLPLGERVGHTVVFGTTRVGKTRLCELYVTQDIHRGDVVIVFDPKGDADLLKRVYAECKRAGRLNEFYMFHLGHPELSARYNAVGRFGRVSEVASRVAGQLSGSGNSAAFKEFAWRFVNIIARALVGLGKRPDYAQIARYVINMDELFVEYAMTYFNKHQPNAAEIIVKIEGSIDERNLPFNMKGRERRVIAIDQYISASKTYEPVLDGLRSAIRYDKTYFDKIVASLLPLLEKLTSGKTAELLAPNYSDLTDDRPIFDWMQVIRKRGVVYVGLDAMSDTEVAAAVGNSMFADLVSVAGWIYKHGINEGLPGAADTKKIPINIHADEFNELMGDEFIPLINKGGGAGIQVTAYTQTLSDIEARIGNAAKAGQVIGNFNNLQMLRVREPKTGELLTNQLPKVNILTNTLVSGATDVADPTANTEFTSSSQDRVSQTSVPMLEPAIMTKLPKGQMFSLQEGGELWKVRMPLPKPDPDDILPENLQDIVNDMRNTYNASAGEWWKSSITGPTTIDGFNELIQSYTDIPATIPDEVIDQDFLNDISMTNQVQEPIAQYDYLDE
- a CDS encoding PilL N-terminal domain-containing protein, which translates into the protein MQKILFVLLSSLTLFGCTSTTSKKAPSSAVQHEATIINHNSSSNRNPEALTPDLYPEGAQPTPEPVIRYGRYNLTTAKPTAEQQDLMAQIITTNIPSNVNNPTVKDAMSYVMTRSGYDLCPITTSKEVRILYTRSLPAAHYKLGPITLRNALQILAGPAYKVQIDEVNRRVCFTVRDDYQLTQIASPKVTQAVKAPEVKKDPTGAK
- a CDS encoding PcfJ domain-containing protein, yielding MSESQLLTIYSEAQIANAKKWGNRFIKLTEHIDLFQKKFLIDYLRITNQRLFWIFQINEHEVVARFYNHYLYFDGKLVWYHTDCNSKIYNHNNPFSKAQYINRRLATKYRDLILKNGTTKDILLFATSFSSDSYLFTKNIAEQVFSKLAKKYFPYVHEQHNAQTVNLSEIPRANLYIAHFRRFVLGKQKYYISLLGAQLKSFNALLDQQILKLIRGVRCPDYRLYNWLASGNSLYRCQALKAQPLLISYSLLCNEGYPEYMYSLGLYFLVSNKKTLLPWSEIEAIPKPKIVRGKHISKKYPLHERYHVVGSIKDYVYNIISTTVDTGLPLNEVLAMLFASSLKSIKAIGKVRIYDFGSALNFLYNDEQWSWLFTGVTLNNLTPKNKNEWDTWKTVYSFFEHYEIKNWSVLLKGIKQPFSKERIAEYNGIKADLSEILSKITNHGDYPNRCNKLLSFIKHHATLSQIKNIINEYHDISVTIRDELLANHETMSKNTQWVGMLVSNNIKTPNGLIIKELLTPFELKEEANNLSHCVDGYYYETFSGESRILSIQDNGLSLATAEMCLETDIRKKSFKVIIKCWQFRGYDNKQPPQKAQEAFNWFLKQMQSNRLEVNSYWPDERYKIKNIEHVHHELSKRIAQWINKRIAHLAK
- a CDS encoding TIGR03759 family integrating conjugative element protein translates to MFNKKIVSIVLLSITTSYTYAKLPTPNSPTMQTQQTEQKLGSVNQSYSSITESTQKKYQEEQAARWGVTEQEWQKFEEIKKGPRGYWSPNLDPLTTLGIEAETDAERQKYAELQVKMEFERVEKELAYQRAYTAAFKRLYPNRLPVENLGKAKVTNDSMSVATSQRLSVFIKQNCATCDKQVKDLQKTNVNFDIYMIDSNNDDSVIRKWATKTGITPQKVLSKSITLNHGSKLWKTVGNDSIPLPATFQEVNGQLVRSK
- a CDS encoding TIGR03747 family integrating conjugative element membrane protein — protein: MSSSVSAAENVQNKRQGMLGKLISLLIRIFMILLFSLFLSVIFEWMGIYFFWNNEGWHHSEQMFKVELGWLNDSFKQSLLMAEPVTTAHWLLDQAYTWGFEKTGFVEFTQKARYNSMYGSDISSTLSSIYITIEDYLMAIIYVTLTFIVRLSVLILSIPLFALASLTGITEGLVRRDLRRFGAGRESSFIYHRAKRYIPTLTVAPWLIYLSCPISVNPLLILMPCAFALGLAITITAATFKKYL